AAGCAGTAACTACTCTACCATTCCCGACCGTTCAATTCCCTCCGTGAACCAGCGCTGGGTAAGCAAATAAATGAGCAGAGGCGGGAATATAATAAGAAATGCTCCAGCCATCTTAGGCCCTTCCGTGAGCGGATCCTTTCCCACAGCTACTGCAAAATTAATTAATTTATTTCCCATGAGCTCCTGCTCCAGCAGGTTGAGTCGAATGGATAATGGCTGATAGGCTTGATTAAGGAACATTGAAGGCTCGTAATACATGTTCCAATACCAGACAAATGAGAATAGAAAGACGACGATAATTGCTGGACGAGCAAGCGGTAGCATGATTTTGAAGAATAGTCGATACACGCTTGCACCATCAATCTTCGCTGCTTCTTCCAGAGCTTTCGGTTGCGTAAGAAAGAACTGTCTAAAAATAATAATAAACAGTGCACCTCTAAGCCCCTGACCAAATATTGCCGGTATAATGAACACCAATGGCGTATTCAATACTCCTAGACTACTGTAAATGCTGTAAAGCGGAATAACGGTAAGCTGAGGTGGAACCAGAAAGGAAACAATAATTAAGATAAACGCGATTGTTTTTCCCGGAAACTCCAGCCGTGCTAGGGCATAACCTGTTATCGCGCAAGAAGCCACTTGAAAAATTGAACAGATTAAAGCAATCATCATCGTATTCTTAAAGGCGTCAGGATACTTTAACCCTCGCCAAGCATCACTTAAATTTTGGAAGTGCAGCTTCTGTGGAATCCACTGTACGACGGGATCTATTAAGTCACCTGAAGACTTGACCATCGTTGAAAGCATATATAAAAGCGGCTGCAAATATAAGAATGCGATGAT
This portion of the Cohnella abietis genome encodes:
- a CDS encoding carbohydrate ABC transporter permease: MKIIETIKQMNVTFNARLNNRQAQRMKKLIVGQHVSDGMLMKLVIYFLLAIIAFLYLQPLLYMLSTMVKSSGDLIDPVVQWIPQKLHFQNLSDAWRGLKYPDAFKNTMMIALICSIFQVASCAITGYALARLEFPGKTIAFILIIVSFLVPPQLTVIPLYSIYSSLGVLNTPLVFIIPAIFGQGLRGALFIIIFRQFFLTQPKALEEAAKIDGASVYRLFFKIMLPLARPAIIVVFLFSFVWYWNMYYEPSMFLNQAYQPLSIRLNLLEQELMGNKLINFAVAVGKDPLTEGPKMAGAFLIIFPPLLIYLLTQRWFTEGIERSGMVE